A genomic region of Alphaproteobacteria bacterium contains the following coding sequences:
- the cdd gene encoding cytidine deaminase → MDRKIKKMLKLAKRTRGNAYAPYSKFKVGACILTKKGSFYVGANAENSAYPEGTCAETNAIGAMVSAGEREIEKVVLIGPDYKIITPCGGCRQRLAEFADKDIEIYLFNDAGDLQKTTVGELLPGGFSLNEK, encoded by the coding sequence ATGGATAGAAAAATTAAAAAAATGCTGAAGCTTGCAAAAAGAACAAGAGGGAATGCTTATGCTCCTTATTCTAAATTCAAAGTCGGAGCTTGTATTCTTACAAAAAAAGGAAGCTTCTATGTCGGAGCTAATGCAGAAAACTCAGCTTATCCAGAAGGAACTTGTGCAGAAACAAATGCTATTGGTGCCATGGTTTCAGCAGGAGAAAGAGAAATAGAAAAAGTTGTTTTAATTGGACCTGATTATAAAATAATAACTCCGTGTGGTGGGTGTAGGCAAAGATTGGCAGAGTTTGCGGATAAAGATATAGAAATATATTTGTTTAATGATGCAGGGGATTTACAAAAAACTACTGTTGGTGAGCTTTTACCAGGAGGATTTAGCTTAAATGAAAAATAA
- a CDS encoding flavodoxin family protein, with the protein MNIKILFGTETGNAEEAANVISQKLNEASLSAEVLDMSKSSLEDIKNCDVALISTSTWGDGDAPTNAMTMLESISAETNTEDLSGVKFAVFALGDSMYPNFCQAGEDFDNALSKLGAERIAELCKNEDDFYQNIAPWVEQIINAIK; encoded by the coding sequence ATGAATATAAAAATACTATTTGGAACAGAAACAGGAAATGCTGAAGAAGCAGCTAATGTTATTTCTCAAAAATTAAACGAGGCATCTTTATCAGCTGAAGTTTTAGATATGTCGAAATCTAGTCTTGAAGATATAAAGAACTGTGATGTAGCTCTAATATCTACGAGCACTTGGGGAGATGGTGATGCTCCGACTAATGCCATGACTATGTTGGAAAGCATATCTGCAGAAACAAACACAGAGGATTTATCAGGAGTTAAATTTGCAGTATTTGCTCTGGGAGACTCTATGTATCCTAACTTCTGTCAAGCTGGAGAAGATTTTGATAATGCTTTGTCTAAGCTTGGGGCGGAAAGAATAGCTGAATTATGTAAGAATGAAGATGATTTTTATCAGAACATTGCTCCTTGGGTTGAGCAGATAATTAATGCTATAAAATAA
- the miaA gene encoding tRNA (adenosine(37)-N6)-dimethylallyltransferase MiaA → MKNKVVIIAGPTASGKSSVAKELALKENGVIINCDSMQVYDVLRIITARPSKQDEGEVEHRLYGYLSPAEACNANLWRERALKEIDDVISKGKLPIIVGGTGMYIKSLMEGLTPIPDIPTEIRKNARTRLLEEGSSSLYKEISEDDRKRLSENDSQRVCRAYEVLKATGKSMAYWNSVPNVGVRDDLDFDLRIIMPDLQELYKKCDGRFVKMIEQGAIEEVKALMSMDLDESLPAMKAIGVPEIISYIKEEMSLEEAIEKAQMQTRRYAKRQRTWFKKYIA, encoded by the coding sequence ATGAAAAATAAAGTAGTAATTATAGCTGGTCCTACAGCAAGTGGTAAATCTTCCGTTGCAAAAGAGTTGGCTTTGAAAGAAAATGGAGTGATTATAAATTGTGACTCTATGCAGGTTTATGATGTGCTGAGGATTATCACAGCAAGACCATCAAAACAAGATGAAGGTGAAGTTGAACATAGGCTTTATGGATATTTATCTCCAGCAGAAGCTTGTAATGCAAATCTATGGAGAGAAAGAGCTTTAAAAGAAATAGATGATGTTATATCTAAAGGGAAATTACCTATAATTGTTGGTGGAACAGGTATGTATATAAAATCTTTAATGGAAGGTTTGACCCCTATACCAGATATACCTACAGAAATCCGTAAAAATGCTAGGACAAGATTATTAGAAGAGGGGAGTTCTTCTTTATATAAAGAAATTTCGGAAGATGATAGAAAAAGATTAAGTGAGAATGACAGTCAAAGAGTTTGTAGAGCTTATGAAGTTTTAAAAGCTACGGGGAAATCTATGGCTTATTGGAACTCAGTTCCTAATGTTGGGGTTAGAGATGATTTAGATTTTGATTTAAGAATTATTATGCCAGATTTGCAAGAGCTTTATAAAAAATGCGATGGTCGTTTTGTAAAAATGATAGAGCAGGGGGCTATTGAGGAAGTTAAAGCTCTTATGTCTATGGATTTAGATGAAAGTTTGCCAGCTATGAAAGCTATAGGTGTTCCTGAAATTATATCTTATATAAAAGAAGAAATGAGTTTAGAAGAAGCAATTGAAAAAGCTCAAATGCAAACAAGAAGGTATGCAAAAAGACAAAGAACATGGTTTAAAAAATATATTGCATAA
- a CDS encoding coenzyme F420-0:L-glutamate ligase → MKIEFITVKTDKFTPPKFDIYEQLDKFLPDLQENDVVFITSKVLAIHQGECIARDSILDKDDLIKKEADYYIERDLEQEHNVMLTIKDNIIIASAGIDESNSDNYYVLWPKEVDNLLKEIRAFLCNKYKVKNLAVISTDSHTTPLRLGVSGIATGLVGIEPLKDERGASDIFGRELKITRVDQITPMTSMAVWYMGEGGEQTPICIGRNIEGLVFNEKANTNDFFISPEEDIFKPMLKTFYEK, encoded by the coding sequence ATGAAGATAGAATTTATAACAGTTAAAACAGATAAGTTTACTCCTCCTAAATTTGATATTTATGAGCAATTAGATAAATTTTTACCAGATTTACAAGAGAATGATGTTGTTTTTATAACATCTAAAGTTTTAGCTATACATCAGGGAGAGTGTATAGCTAGGGATAGTATTTTAGATAAAGATGATTTAATAAAGAAAGAAGCTGATTATTATATTGAAAGAGATTTAGAACAAGAGCATAATGTAATGCTAACAATAAAAGATAATATTATCATTGCTTCTGCGGGTATAGATGAATCAAACTCTGATAATTATTATGTTTTGTGGCCTAAAGAAGTAGATAATTTATTGAAAGAAATAAGAGCTTTCTTATGCAATAAATATAAGGTTAAAAATCTTGCTGTTATATCGACAGATTCTCATACTACTCCTTTGAGGTTAGGAGTTTCTGGAATCGCAACAGGATTAGTTGGAATAGAGCCATTAAAAGATGAAAGAGGAGCTTCCGATATATTTGGAAGAGAATTGAAAATAACTAGAGTGGATCAAATAACTCCAATGACATCTATGGCTGTATGGTATATGGGAGAAGGAGGAGAGCAGACTCCAATTTGTATCGGTAGAAATATAGAAGGATTAGTATTTAATGAAAAAGCAAATACTAATGATTTTTTTATCTCTCCTGAAGAAGATATTTTCAAACCAATGTTAAAAACTTTTTATGAAAAATAA
- a CDS encoding tyrosine recombinase XerC — protein sequence MKCLNVMDDLREYINKWNLFLKQEKNLSDNTIRAYNIDMENFINFYNEFHNKKPSINDLSSADLTDFRSWLSEKAMQGVLPDSRARSIAGLRNFFHFMDKIGQMHNASIDVLNSPKASKKLPKPIDKRAIDEILKFAEEDSDDWVGKRDRALFTLLYACGLRISEAISLNFGDINSMSETITILGKGNKERIVPIINQAKDAIFKYTNECPFNFEKDSALFLGKRGKRLNPGVAERTLRNIRYSLGLPNSLTPHAFRHSFATHILSSGGDLRSIQSMLGHSSLQTTQKYTKIDEEHLANIYNKCHPRK from the coding sequence ATGAAATGTTTAAATGTTATGGATGATTTAAGAGAGTATATCAACAAGTGGAATCTCTTTTTAAAACAAGAAAAAAATTTATCTGATAATACTATTAGAGCTTACAATATAGATATGGAAAACTTTATAAATTTTTATAATGAATTTCATAATAAGAAACCTAGCATAAATGATTTATCTAGTGCAGACTTAACAGATTTCCGTTCTTGGTTATCAGAGAAAGCTATGCAAGGAGTTTTACCAGACTCTAGAGCTCGTTCCATAGCAGGATTAAGAAACTTTTTTCACTTCATGGATAAAATAGGGCAAATGCATAATGCCAGCATTGATGTGTTAAACTCTCCAAAAGCTTCTAAGAAGTTACCAAAGCCTATTGATAAGAGAGCAATTGATGAGATATTGAAATTCGCAGAAGAAGACAGTGATGATTGGGTTGGGAAAAGAGATAGAGCTCTATTTACTTTATTATATGCCTGCGGATTAAGAATAAGCGAAGCAATAAGTCTAAACTTTGGAGATATAAACTCAATGTCAGAGACAATTACTATATTAGGTAAAGGAAATAAAGAAAGAATAGTCCCTATAATAAATCAAGCCAAAGATGCTATCTTTAAATATACAAATGAATGCCCTTTTAATTTTGAAAAAGACTCTGCTTTATTTTTAGGAAAACGAGGAAAAAGATTAAACCCAGGAGTAGCAGAAAGAACTTTAAGAAATATACGATATTCTTTAGGCTTACCAAACAGTCTAACTCCACATGCTTTTAGACACTCATTTGCGACACACATTCTATCTAGCGGAGGAGATTTAAGATCTATTCAAAGTATGCTTGGACACTCATCTTTACAAACAACTCAAAAATATACAAAGATTGACGAAGAACACTTAGCAAACATTTACAACAAATGTCATCCTAGAAAATAA
- a CDS encoding transcriptional repressor, translated as MEKAIEVLSKLQIKITEPRKVITSIMINTKQHLTIEDILKQARESLPQIGIATVYRVLKILEDEKVIEKHIFNDDYIIYENTYAKDHHYHIIDIEKNNVIEFCNSDLEELIKKLVSDKGYELISHNIKIYAKGEKNDK; from the coding sequence ATGGAAAAAGCTATAGAAGTATTAAGTAAATTACAAATAAAAATAACTGAACCAAGAAAAGTTATTACAAGTATTATGATTAATACTAAGCAGCATTTAACCATAGAAGATATTCTTAAACAGGCAAGAGAAAGCTTACCTCAAATTGGCATTGCTACTGTTTATAGAGTTCTAAAAATCCTTGAAGATGAAAAAGTTATTGAAAAACATATTTTTAATGATGACTATATAATATATGAGAATACTTATGCTAAAGATCATCATTACCATATAATAGATATAGAAAAGAACAATGTCATTGAGTTCTGCAACTCTGATTTAGAGGAGCTGATAAAAAAATTAGTCTCTGATAAAGGTTATGAGCTTATTTCTCACAACATAAAAATTTATGCTAAAGGAGAAAAAAATGATAAATAA
- a CDS encoding DUF3977 family protein: protein MDIYTEIGIDFDNNKYGLGVSSEIEKEGQDEIRKKGFHKMKIIGIYSRLWLFKTVFIISSKNGFEIKRKNRNNFKWVLGLRGK, encoded by the coding sequence ATGGATATATATACTGAAATAGGGATAGATTTTGATAACAATAAATATGGATTAGGAGTCTCCAGCGAGATAGAAAAAGAAGGACAAGATGAAATCCGCAAAAAAGGATTCCACAAAATGAAAATAATTGGTATTTACTCTAGATTATGGCTTTTTAAAACCGTATTTATTATATCTAGCAAAAATGGTTTTGAAATTAAAAGAAAAAACCGTAACAATTTTAAATGGGTCCTAGGATTAAGAGGAAAATAA